The following are encoded in a window of Salinigranum halophilum genomic DNA:
- a CDS encoding protein sorting system archaetidylserine synthase (This PssA-like phosphatidyltransferase, along with a PssD-like decarboxylase, is required in Haloarchaea for the archaeosortase ArtA to replace the PGF-CTERM sorting signal with a C-terminal lipid anchor.), which produces MKPRFVGRLGLADAVTVGNAGLGFLAAAAATVDAGLAARLILLAAIADALDGVVARRVGSTPAGPYLDSLADVASFGVAPALLVAVVVREAWASETLRVGVGLAVTAVFVVMAVVRLGLYTAYDTDVKETQGVQTTLAATVIAATVLAGFVDPLVLVVLTLVLAALMVTTVVYPDLHAQDALVMGVVQFVAIVAPGWYGRGFAYALLFLALGYLLLGPVFYWRDGL; this is translated from the coding sequence ATGAAGCCGCGGTTCGTCGGTCGACTCGGCCTCGCAGATGCCGTGACCGTCGGGAACGCCGGCCTGGGCTTTCTGGCCGCCGCCGCGGCGACGGTCGACGCGGGGCTCGCGGCGCGGCTCATCCTGCTCGCGGCCATCGCTGACGCGCTCGACGGCGTCGTGGCCCGCCGGGTCGGCTCGACGCCCGCGGGCCCGTATCTCGACTCGCTGGCGGACGTCGCCTCGTTCGGCGTCGCCCCTGCGCTCCTCGTCGCCGTCGTCGTGCGGGAGGCGTGGGCGTCCGAGACGCTCCGCGTCGGCGTCGGCCTCGCGGTGACCGCAGTGTTCGTCGTGATGGCCGTCGTCCGCCTCGGCCTCTACACGGCCTACGACACCGACGTGAAAGAGACCCAGGGCGTCCAGACGACCCTCGCGGCGACCGTCATCGCCGCCACCGTCCTCGCCGGATTCGTCGACCCGCTCGTGCTGGTGGTGCTCACCCTGGTCCTCGCCGCGCTGATGGTGACGACGGTCGTCTACCCCGACTTGCACGCCCAGGACGCGCTCGTGATGGGCGTCGTCCAGTTCGTCGCCATCGTCGCCCCCGGCTGGTACGGCCGCGGGTTCGCCTACGCCTTGCTCTTTTTGGCGCTCGGCTACCTCCTCTTGGGGCCGGTGTTCTACTGGCGCGACGGGCTCTGA
- a CDS encoding plastocyanin/azurin family copper-binding protein has protein sequence MSRFTDATSRRRVLGALGAAGVSSLAGCTALVTGGSGGEFDVGMTAAAFNPPQITVQVGEEVVWHNTSARGHTVTAYENAIPDDAVYFASGGFASESEARDAWQDRLGGKIDSGESYSHTFEVPGRYDYVCLPHEPGGMIGSVIVEE, from the coding sequence ATGAGCCGTTTCACCGACGCGACGTCGCGGCGACGGGTTCTCGGTGCCCTCGGGGCGGCCGGCGTCTCCTCGCTCGCCGGGTGTACCGCACTCGTCACGGGCGGGAGTGGCGGGGAGTTCGACGTCGGCATGACCGCGGCCGCGTTCAACCCACCACAGATCACGGTGCAGGTGGGCGAGGAGGTCGTCTGGCACAACACCAGCGCCCGCGGCCACACCGTCACGGCGTACGAGAACGCCATCCCGGACGACGCCGTGTACTTCGCCAGCGGCGGCTTCGCGAGCGAGTCCGAGGCGCGCGACGCCTGGCAGGACCGTCTCGGCGGGAAGATCGACTCCGGCGAGTCGTACAGCCACACGTTCGAGGTTCCCGGCCGGTACGACTACGTCTGCCTCCCGCACGAACCCGGCGGGATGATCGGGTCGGTCATCGTCGAGGAGTAA
- a CDS encoding acyl-CoA dehydrogenase, translating into MDFALTTEQRQIRDMVAEFVDEEIAPRAAEIDETDEFPWDLVNEMAELGLMGMPFPEEYGGAGLDYHSYAIGLAEISRGSGGLGTVVAAHTSLAGNMLYEFGSEAQKNEYLEPLNLGEDIGAFALSEAGAGSDVPAMETVARKEGDEYVVDGSKLWISNGSVADTVTVFAKTDEEAGNRGISSFVVRPKEDTGFHVEGTEHKLGDKGCPTAELRFDDMRIPESRLIGEEGEGFVQALKTLNGGRITIAARGVGIARAALDEAKQYANDREQFGQPIGEFQAIKHKLADMDTKLQAATLLMHQAADLKIKNESYIKEAAQAKLYASEVSREVANEAIQIHGGYGYTKDFPVERFYRDAKLNEIYEGTSEILRNTIGDQVLDS; encoded by the coding sequence ATGGACTTCGCCCTCACGACGGAGCAACGACAGATTCGAGATATGGTCGCGGAGTTCGTCGACGAGGAGATCGCGCCGCGCGCGGCGGAGATCGACGAGACCGACGAGTTCCCGTGGGACCTGGTGAACGAGATGGCCGAACTCGGCCTCATGGGGATGCCGTTCCCCGAAGAGTACGGCGGGGCCGGCCTCGACTACCACTCGTACGCCATCGGCCTCGCGGAGATATCGCGGGGGAGCGGCGGCCTCGGCACCGTCGTCGCCGCACACACCTCGCTCGCGGGCAACATGCTCTACGAGTTCGGGAGCGAGGCGCAGAAGAACGAGTACCTCGAGCCGCTGAACCTCGGCGAGGACATCGGGGCGTTCGCGCTCTCGGAGGCCGGTGCCGGCTCCGACGTGCCCGCGATGGAGACGGTCGCGCGCAAGGAGGGCGACGAGTACGTCGTCGACGGGTCGAAGCTGTGGATCTCGAACGGGTCGGTCGCGGACACCGTCACCGTGTTCGCCAAGACCGACGAGGAAGCCGGCAACCGCGGCATCTCGTCGTTCGTGGTCCGGCCCAAGGAGGACACGGGCTTTCACGTCGAGGGGACCGAGCACAAACTCGGCGACAAGGGCTGTCCGACCGCGGAGTTGCGGTTCGACGACATGCGCATCCCCGAGTCGCGGCTCATCGGCGAGGAGGGTGAGGGGTTCGTCCAGGCGCTGAAGACGCTCAACGGCGGCCGCATCACCATCGCGGCGCGCGGTGTCGGCATCGCCCGCGCGGCGCTGGACGAGGCGAAGCAGTACGCGAACGACCGCGAGCAGTTCGGCCAGCCCATCGGCGAGTTCCAGGCCATCAAGCACAAACTCGCGGACATGGACACCAAGCTACAGGCGGCCACACTCCTGATGCACCAGGCGGCTGACCTGAAGATCAAGAACGAGTCGTACATCAAGGAGGCCGCACAGGCGAAGCTGTACGCGTCGGAAGTGTCGAGAGAGGTGGCGAACGAGGCCATCCAGATTCACGGCGGCTACGGCTACACGAAGGACTTCCCCGTCGAGCGGTTCTACCGCGACGCGAAGCTCAACGAGATATACGAAGGGACCTCGGAGATTCTCCGGAACACCATCGGCGACCAGGTGCTGGACTCGTGA
- a CDS encoding 30S ribosomal protein S15 produces the protein MARMHTRRRGSSSSDKPVADDPPEWSDVDADDVEARIVELAEQGHDPSQIGMKLRDEGVKGTPVPNVKLATGKKVTTILEEHDAASELPEDLTNLMERAIRLREHMEQNPQDAQNKRALQNTESKIRRLVKYYRGGKLDEEFTYSYDVAVELLE, from the coding sequence ATGGCACGAATGCACACCCGCCGCCGCGGCTCGTCCAGTTCGGACAAGCCGGTGGCAGACGACCCCCCCGAATGGAGCGACGTCGACGCGGACGACGTCGAAGCACGCATCGTCGAACTCGCAGAGCAGGGGCACGACCCCTCCCAGATCGGGATGAAGCTCCGCGACGAGGGCGTCAAGGGTACGCCGGTCCCGAACGTCAAGCTCGCGACCGGCAAGAAGGTCACCACGATTCTCGAGGAGCACGACGCCGCGTCGGAGCTCCCCGAAGACCTCACCAACCTGATGGAGCGCGCCATTCGCCTGCGCGAACACATGGAGCAGAACCCCCAGGACGCCCAGAACAAGCGCGCGCTGCAGAACACCGAGTCGAAGATTCGCCGTCTGGTCAAGTACTACCGCGGCGGGAAGCTCGACGAGGAGTTCACCTACAGCTACGACGTCGCCGTCGAACTGCTGGAGTAG
- a CDS encoding DUF7111 family protein, translating to MSSASADDIGVTARYYETDTERVLEFDRDGRTAAIAQNREGYAMLKVRPTADGDELERYYGFDMALDHAGELLGVDPYALPVPEDATDMGM from the coding sequence ATGAGCAGCGCCAGCGCGGACGACATCGGCGTGACCGCCCGCTACTACGAGACCGACACCGAACGAGTGCTGGAGTTCGACCGCGACGGCCGGACGGCGGCCATCGCCCAGAACCGCGAGGGATACGCGATGTTGAAGGTGCGCCCCACCGCGGACGGCGACGAACTCGAACGCTACTACGGGTTCGACATGGCGCTCGACCACGCCGGCGAACTCCTCGGCGTCGACCCCTACGCGCTCCCGGTGCCCGAGGACGCTACGGACATGGGGATGTAG
- a CDS encoding KEOPS complex subunit Pcc1 — MRRATVRTTHATPATAEIVAGAIEPDNTDSMTTRVEGSTVETTIERETTGGLHSSVDDYVVNLTVANRLAGTDDSDTVETDTTAVTDTRDEPTADHTDTTHDNHE, encoded by the coding sequence GTGAGACGAGCGACCGTCCGCACGACGCACGCCACGCCCGCGACGGCCGAAATCGTCGCCGGAGCCATCGAACCGGACAACACCGACTCGATGACGACGCGCGTCGAGGGGTCGACCGTCGAGACGACCATCGAGCGCGAGACCACCGGTGGACTCCACTCGTCGGTCGACGACTACGTGGTGAACCTCACGGTGGCGAACCGACTGGCCGGAACGGACGATTCCGACACGGTGGAGACGGACACGACGGCAGTGACGGACACGCGAGACGAACCGACAGCCGACCACACAGACACAACACACGACAATCATGAGTGA
- a CDS encoding 30S ribosomal protein S3ae: protein MSERSVSRQKRGKRWYTILAPEQFDREELGTTFADEPEKVEGRTIDVTLGEITGDAGANNTKLTFKITEVASDTAYTEFIKHELTRDYLRSLVRRGASKIDANITVLTTDDHRVQLQPAAFTTKKADRSQEQAIRRVMIDIVEEAARERTYEQLVDSVVEGRLSSAIYGEAKVIYPLRRVEVQKLTLEARPEEVEAEEEAAVDVDADEVAVDED from the coding sequence ATGAGTGAACGATCAGTTTCGAGACAGAAGCGCGGCAAGCGCTGGTACACCATCCTCGCCCCCGAGCAGTTCGACCGCGAGGAACTGGGGACCACCTTCGCCGACGAACCGGAGAAAGTAGAGGGCCGCACCATCGACGTGACGCTCGGTGAGATCACCGGCGACGCCGGTGCCAACAACACCAAGCTCACGTTCAAGATCACCGAGGTCGCCTCGGACACGGCCTACACCGAGTTCATCAAGCACGAACTCACCCGCGACTACCTGCGGAGCCTCGTGCGCCGCGGCGCGTCGAAGATCGACGCGAACATCACCGTCCTGACGACGGACGACCACCGCGTCCAGCTGCAGCCGGCCGCCTTCACGACGAAGAAGGCCGACCGCAGCCAGGAGCAGGCCATCCGCCGGGTCATGATCGACATCGTCGAAGAGGCCGCCCGCGAGCGGACGTACGAGCAGCTCGTCGACAGCGTCGTTGAGGGCCGTCTCTCCTCCGCCATCTACGGCGAAGCCAAGGTCATCTACCCGCTCCGCCGGGTGGAGGTCCAGAAGCTCACCCTCGAAGCCCGCCCCGAAGAGGTCGAGGCCGAAGAGGAAGCCGCCGTCGACGTCGACGCCGACGAAGTGGCCGTCGACGAGGACTGA
- a CDS encoding ATPase domain-containing protein → MSQTETRVGVGDSVLDKMLGGGLPRNRAVLVTGGPGTGKSTLAMQFLQAGLDAGEDCLYVSTEQTLDELHDAFASFTFDIDHDHLTFVSIHATPGQTIEGDDELTLQSLDDQEILGPGFDAPFTGEYIRQYLERYVPCDRVVFDSTSGLSAISSDENLYRRTVLDLVRFFSDDAGATTLLTAEAHGTDSLTGSDLLRFTSHGVIELSRRTVRSDTHRFLEVSKMRGVDHDHRSMELEIAPDGVRVGPLRRSQPPALKDHRHAPVGIPGLDALCGGGLVRGAGVLLQHDGQANLAALFSVLLAHAFDTDHTVLLVPTIALRQSRVESLLGGHGLALDELLAEDRLFVVDLIGAWDQSVPNVYGSPDSGAELTDLISDLDNRTDRDRFHIVNADAVTHAFGDEEARQVRYFEEAQLVEDGDTLLHVSNPDTIGDQISAFYRNAADQVLDVWMEEDGLQYVTLRKSPCGFVGTTSLVEYVEEPPYLRVQYPPQTRENPYACE, encoded by the coding sequence ATGTCACAGACCGAGACGAGGGTCGGCGTCGGCGACTCCGTCCTCGACAAGATGCTGGGCGGTGGACTTCCCCGGAACCGCGCGGTGCTCGTCACCGGTGGGCCCGGGACCGGAAAGAGCACGCTCGCGATGCAGTTCCTCCAGGCAGGACTCGACGCGGGCGAGGACTGTCTGTACGTCAGCACCGAACAGACGCTCGACGAACTCCACGACGCCTTCGCGTCGTTCACGTTCGACATCGACCACGACCACCTCACGTTCGTCTCCATCCACGCCACGCCGGGACAGACCATCGAAGGCGACGACGAACTCACACTCCAGTCGCTCGACGACCAAGAGATTCTCGGACCCGGGTTCGACGCTCCATTCACCGGGGAGTACATCCGGCAGTACCTCGAACGGTACGTCCCGTGTGACCGTGTGGTCTTCGACAGCACCTCCGGCCTCTCCGCCATCTCCAGCGACGAGAACCTCTACCGCCGGACCGTGTTGGACCTCGTCCGCTTCTTCAGCGACGACGCCGGTGCGACGACGCTCCTGACCGCGGAGGCCCACGGGACCGACTCACTCACCGGGAGTGATCTCCTCCGCTTCACCAGCCACGGCGTCATCGAACTCTCGCGGCGGACGGTCCGCTCGGACACTCACCGCTTCCTCGAGGTGTCGAAGATGCGAGGCGTCGACCACGACCATCGCTCGATGGAGCTGGAGATCGCGCCGGACGGCGTCCGCGTCGGGCCGCTCCGACGCTCACAGCCGCCGGCGCTGAAGGACCACCGCCACGCGCCCGTCGGCATCCCGGGACTCGACGCGCTCTGTGGCGGCGGACTCGTCCGCGGTGCGGGCGTCCTCCTCCAGCACGACGGGCAAGCGAACCTGGCGGCGCTCTTTTCGGTCCTGCTCGCGCACGCGTTCGACACCGACCACACCGTGTTGCTCGTGCCCACCATCGCGCTCCGGCAGTCGCGCGTCGAGTCGCTGCTGGGTGGCCACGGCCTCGCGCTCGACGAACTCCTCGCCGAGGACCGTCTCTTCGTCGTCGACCTCATCGGCGCGTGGGACCAGTCCGTGCCGAACGTCTACGGCTCACCCGACAGCGGGGCCGAACTGACCGACCTCATCTCCGACCTCGACAACCGGACCGACCGCGACCGGTTCCACATCGTCAACGCCGACGCCGTGACACACGCGTTCGGCGACGAGGAGGCGCGGCAGGTCCGCTACTTCGAGGAGGCCCAACTCGTCGAGGACGGCGACACGCTGTTGCACGTGTCGAACCCCGACACCATCGGCGACCAGATCAGTGCCTTCTACCGGAACGCCGCCGACCAGGTGCTCGACGTCTGGATGGAAGAAGACGGCCTCCAGTACGTCACGCTCAGGAAGTCACCCTGTGGCTTCGTCGGGACGACGTCGCTCGTCGAGTACGTCGAGGAGCCGCCGTATCTCCGCGTGCAGTACCCCCCACAGACCAGGGAGAACCCCTACGCCTGCGAGTGA